In Rutidosis leptorrhynchoides isolate AG116_Rl617_1_P2 chromosome 2, CSIRO_AGI_Rlap_v1, whole genome shotgun sequence, one genomic interval encodes:
- the LOC139889901 gene encoding uncharacterized protein: protein MKIVSLNIRGFGKEGAFGWVKNLCWVEKPDILVLQETKNKEVDDCWVGNLWWSQDFGFAQKSTVGYSGGLMTIWDTNSFLVEHSKGSEDFIAVQGKWKQSQSETIIVNVYGPHDDAGKIRMWDSLNNVMKDVVSSWVLCGDFNEVRDENERFNSIYIPSRANRFNDFITSNGLIEIPLGGRKFTRVCDNGVKLSKLDRFLVSENFLTLWEDLSALVMERKFSDHCPIILRDRVIDFRPKPFKLFNEWLKDEAAMQVIKEAWNSEIQGGRKDCIFRNKLKNVKNALRNWNNSTTNNLDQEIKFLKARVDEWEDLAEKRQLNEEERTLWMNTRKDWLNKERSKANMLRQKARVKWILEGDENSSYFYEIIRRKYNKNNIRGLMINGLWNENPTDIKQAVFDHYQKLFSTQ from the coding sequence ATGAAGATAGTTTCTTTAAATATTAGAGGTTTTGGGAAAGAAGGTGCGTTTGGTTGGGTTAAGAATCTTTGTTGGGTAGAAAAACCGGATATTCTAGTATTGCAAGAAACAAAAAACAAAGAGGTAGATGATTGTTGGGTAGGCAACCTATGGTGGTCCCAGGATTTTGGTTTTGCACAAAAATCTACAGTAGGATATTCAGGTGGTCTCATGACAATTTGGGACACAAATAGTTTTTTAGTTGAACATTCCAAGGGTAGTGAAGATTTTATAGCGGTTCAAGGCAAGTGGAAACAATCCCAATCCGAAACTATAATAGTCAACGTATATGGGCCACATGACGATGCGGGGAAAATTAGAATGTGGGATTCTTTAAACAATGTGATGAAAGATGTTGTTTCAAGTTGGGTGTTGTGTGGAGATTTTAATGAAGTAAGAGACGAGAATGAAAGGTTCAATAGCATTTATATACCTAGTCGGGCAAATAGGTTCAATGATTTTATTACGAGTAATGGTTTGATAGAGATCCCCTTAGGCGGAAGAAAGTTCACTCGGGTATGTGATAATGGGGTAAAATTAAGTAAGCTTGATAGATTCCTAGTCTCGGAAAATTTTCTAACATTGTGGGAAGATTTGTCGGCATTAGTTATGGAGAGAAAATTTTCGGACCATTGCCCTATAATACTTCGAGATAGAGTGATTGATTTTAGGCCGAAACCGTTCAAATTATTTAATGAATGGTTGAAAGATGAAGCCGCAATGCAAGTGATAAAAGAAGCATGGAATAGTGAGATTCAAGGAGGGAGAAAAGATTGTATATTTAGAAATAAACTCAAAAATGTTAAGAACGCACTCCGTAATTGGAACAACTCGACCACAAATAACTTAGATCAAGAAATCAAATTTCTTAAAGCAAGGGTGGACGAGTGGGAAGATTTAGCAGAAAAAAGGCAGTTAAATGAAGAGGAGAGAACACTTTGGATGAATACTCGAAAAGATTGGTTGAACAAAGAGAGATCAAAAGCAAACATGCTTCGTCAAAAAGCAAGGGTCAAATGGATACTTGAGGGTGATGAAAACTCGAGTTATTTCTATGAAATCATACGACGAAAGTACAACAAAAATAATATTCGTGGGCTCATGATAAACGGTTTATGGAATGAAAATCCCACGGATATAAAGCAAGCTGTCTTCGATCACTACCAAAAGTTATTCAGCACACAATAG